The Arachis hypogaea cultivar Tifrunner chromosome 14, arahy.Tifrunner.gnm2.J5K5, whole genome shotgun sequence genome has a segment encoding these proteins:
- the LOC112743521 gene encoding NADPH-dependent aldo-keto reductase, chloroplastic-like, whose protein sequence is MDKKTAHGPLYFDLNTGGKIPSVGLGTWKAPPGEIGNAVIAAVKAGYRHIDCARVYDNEKEVGDALKKLFSSGVVQRSDLFITSKIWTSDCAPEDVSKALTRTLEDLQLDYIDLYLMHWPFRTKPGSRGWAPEIMAPLCLPETWNAMEGLYASGQARAIGVSNFSTKKLQDMLQYAKVLPAVNQVECHPVWQQPALHNFCKSTGVHLTAYSPLGSPGSWIKGEVLKEPVLIDIAKQLNKTPAQVALRWGIQSGHSVLPKSVNESRIKENLSLFDWSIPPELFSKFSEIHQQRLLRGDTAVHETCSPYKSLEELWDGEI, encoded by the exons ATGGATAAAAAAACAGCACACGGGCCTCTGTATTTTGATCTGAACACTGGAGGAAAGATACCGTCAGTTGGTCTTGGAACATGGAAAGCTCCTCCAGGTGAAATTGGTAATGCTGTAATTGCTGCAGTCAAG GCTGGCTATAGGCATATAGATTGTGCTAGGGTGTATGATAACGAAAAAGAG GTAGGGGATGCACTGAAAAAGCTGTTTTCCAGTGGGGTAGTACAGCGTAGTGATTTGTTCATAACATCAAAGATATG GACTAGTGACTGTGCACCTGAAGATGTATCAAAGGCATTGACTAGGACTTTGGAGGATCTGCAGCTTGACTACATTGATCTATATCTT ATGCATTGGCCGTTCAGGACAAAGCCAGGTTCACGAGGTTGGGCTCCCGAGATCATGGCTCCATTGTGTCTTCCAGAGACATGGAATGCAATGGAAGGTTTATATGCCTCTGGTCAGGCACGGGCAATTGGGGTGAGCAACTTTTCCACCAAGAAGCTTCAAGACATGCTCCAATACGCTAAGGTTCTACCAGCAGTTAACCAAGTCGAGTGCCACCCCGTGTGGCAACAACCTGCTCTtcacaatttctgcaaatccaccgGTGTTCATCTCACA GCATATTCACCTTTAGGCTCTCCTGGGTCATGGATAAAGGGAGAAGTCTTGAAGGAACCAGTGTTGATTGATATTGCAAAACAACTTAACAAGACTCCGGCACAAGTAGCTCTTCGCTGGGGAATCCAAAGTGGTCACAGCGTTCTTCCGAAGAGTGTCAATGAATCTAGGATCAAGGAGAACCTTAGCTTATTTGATTGGTCCATCCCTCCCGAGCTCTTCTCAAAATTCTCAGAGATTCATCAG CAACGGTTACTTCGCGGGGACACTGCGGTGCACGAAACCTGTAGTCCCTACAAAAGTCTTGAAGAGTTGTGGGATGGAGAAATATGA